Proteins encoded in a region of the Halioglobus maricola genome:
- a CDS encoding ArsR/SmtB family transcription factor, whose product MSSVEEAVSSPGTALANDLAALCKASADPLRLQVLRVLREDSFGVSELCSIFEIRQPALSHHLKVLASAGLVATRREGNAIFYRRAQLSQRPELETLQIALFGTVDQIELPAATQQALTTLHAQREANSRNFFRDNAQKFRQQQDLIASYEQYAGTVAEVLRNAPLEKRGTALEVGPGDGSFLLELAPQFERVIALDIEAIMLEQAKQKTTEAGASNIEFVHGDTGSDELQPLQADCVVINMVLHHTPDPGQILSDVASHLAPGGVVLVTDLCAHDQGWARENCGDLWLGFDPAQLTGWAASAGLTDLNSAYLAQRNGFQVQVRLFGHPG is encoded by the coding sequence ATGTCATCCGTCGAAGAAGCCGTCTCCAGCCCGGGCACAGCCCTGGCCAACGATCTGGCAGCGCTGTGCAAAGCCAGCGCTGACCCGTTGCGCCTGCAGGTTTTGCGTGTTCTGCGAGAGGATTCTTTCGGTGTCTCCGAACTCTGCAGCATCTTCGAGATACGCCAACCTGCATTGAGCCATCACCTCAAGGTGCTTGCCAGCGCAGGCCTTGTAGCGACCCGCCGCGAAGGAAACGCCATCTTTTACCGCCGCGCGCAGTTGAGCCAGCGCCCTGAGCTGGAGACGCTGCAAATCGCTCTGTTCGGCACCGTTGACCAGATCGAACTACCCGCCGCAACCCAGCAGGCCCTGACCACACTGCATGCGCAACGCGAGGCCAACTCGCGCAACTTCTTTCGCGACAACGCGCAGAAGTTCCGCCAACAGCAGGATCTGATTGCCAGCTATGAACAATATGCCGGCACCGTCGCGGAAGTATTGCGCAACGCCCCGCTGGAGAAGCGCGGCACCGCACTGGAAGTGGGGCCCGGTGATGGCAGCTTCCTGCTCGAGCTCGCCCCCCAGTTCGAGCGCGTTATCGCCCTCGACATCGAAGCGATAATGTTGGAGCAGGCCAAACAGAAAACCACGGAGGCAGGCGCCAGCAATATCGAATTTGTTCACGGCGACACCGGCAGTGATGAGCTGCAGCCGCTACAGGCAGACTGCGTCGTTATCAATATGGTGCTTCATCACACCCCCGACCCCGGTCAGATCCTCAGTGATGTAGCAAGCCACCTCGCGCCCGGCGGGGTCGTACTGGTGACTGACCTTTGCGCCCACGATCAGGGATGGGCGCGCGAGAATTGCGGCGATCTGTGGCTGGGCTTTGACCCGGCACAGCTCACCGGGTGGGCGGCGAGCGCCGGACTCACAGACTTAAACAGTGCCTATCTGGCGCAACGCAATGGATTTCAAGTACAGGTGCGCCTCTTCGGCCACCCTGGATAA
- the metK gene encoding methionine adenosyltransferase, producing MSEYNIFTSESVSEGHPDKMADQISDAILDAILADDKHARVAVETMVKTGMAVVAGEVTTSTYVDLEDVVRQVILDIGYDSSDVGFDGASCAVLNAIGKQSHDIAIGVNEGEGAHEEQGAGDQGLMFGYATRETPVLMPAPIYYSHRMVEKQAQLRKEGVLPWLRPDAKSQVTLRYENGVPVAIDAVVLSTQHDPDISQKDIHEAVMDLIVKETLPAEWLHADTKYHINPTGQFIIGGPVGDCGLTGRKIIVDTYGGMARHGGGAFSGKDPSKVDRSAAYAGRYVAKNIVAAGLADRCEIQVSYAIGVAEPTSVSVNSFGTGKVSDEKISELVGEHFDLRAKGLVDMLDLKRPIYRKTAAYGHFGREDADFTWEATDKADALKAAL from the coding sequence ATGAGTGAGTACAATATTTTCACGTCGGAATCGGTTTCTGAAGGCCACCCCGACAAGATGGCGGATCAGATATCTGACGCCATCCTCGACGCCATCCTGGCGGACGACAAGCACGCTCGCGTCGCGGTCGAAACCATGGTCAAAACCGGCATGGCGGTCGTTGCTGGTGAAGTGACTACCTCTACCTATGTGGATCTCGAAGACGTTGTTCGCCAGGTCATTCTGGATATCGGTTACGACAGCTCAGACGTGGGCTTCGACGGCGCCTCTTGCGCCGTGCTCAACGCCATTGGCAAGCAGTCCCACGATATCGCCATCGGTGTCAACGAAGGTGAAGGTGCCCACGAAGAACAAGGCGCTGGCGACCAGGGTCTGATGTTCGGCTACGCCACCAGGGAAACCCCGGTGCTGATGCCTGCACCCATCTACTACTCTCACCGCATGGTGGAAAAACAGGCCCAGCTGCGCAAAGAGGGTGTTCTGCCCTGGCTGCGCCCCGACGCCAAGAGCCAGGTAACACTGCGCTATGAAAATGGCGTACCCGTCGCCATCGATGCGGTGGTGCTGTCTACCCAGCACGATCCAGACATCAGCCAGAAAGATATCCACGAAGCGGTAATGGACCTGATCGTCAAGGAAACCCTGCCCGCTGAGTGGCTGCACGCCGACACCAAGTACCACATCAACCCTACCGGCCAATTCATCATTGGCGGTCCGGTTGGCGACTGCGGCCTGACCGGCCGCAAGATCATCGTAGACACCTACGGCGGCATGGCCCGCCACGGCGGTGGCGCATTCTCCGGCAAGGATCCGTCAAAAGTTGATCGCTCTGCCGCTTACGCTGGTCGCTACGTGGCCAAAAACATTGTCGCGGCCGGCCTGGCCGACCGCTGCGAAATCCAGGTGTCCTACGCGATCGGCGTAGCAGAACCCACATCCGTTTCGGTGAACAGCTTCGGCACCGGCAAAGTCAGCGACGAGAAAATCTCCGAGCTGGTCGGCGAGCACTTCGACCTGCGCGCCAAGGGCCTGGTCGACATGCTGGACCTGAAACGCCCGATCTACCGCAAGACAGCCGCCTACGGCCACTTCGGCCGCGAAGACGCGGATTTCACCTGGGAAGCAACTGACAAAGCTGACGCGCTAAAAGCCGCACTGTAA
- the ahcY gene encoding adenosylhomocysteinase encodes MSTAEKIETTADYKVADISLADWGRKELDIAEGEMPALMALRAKYSESKPLAGAKILGCIHMTIQTGVLIETLTALGAEVRWSSCNIFSTQDHAAAAIAAAGVPVFAWKGETEDEYDWCLEQTILKDGQPWDANMILDDGGDLTAMLHEKYSTMLDTIHGITEETTTGVHRLQEMLEAGTLKVPAVNVNDSVTKSKNDNKYGCRHSLNDSIKRGTDHLLAGKKALVIGYGDVGKGSAQSLNQEGMIVKVAEIDPICAMQACMDGFEVVSPYLNGINLSNDECIDTALLGNTDLVVTTTGNYNVCDEYMLRALKNGAVVCNIGHFDNEIDTAYMRRNWEWEEVKPQVHKIYRDQAANDHLILLSEGRLVNLGNATGHPSRIMDGSFANQVLAQIYLYERKFADLEPEMKPAALAVEVLPKKLDEEVAAHMIGGFGAVLTKLTSEQAEYINVNVEGPFKPEAYKY; translated from the coding sequence ATGAGCACTGCAGAAAAAATCGAAACCACAGCCGACTACAAAGTCGCCGACATCTCACTGGCCGATTGGGGCCGCAAAGAGCTGGACATCGCCGAGGGCGAAATGCCCGCGCTGATGGCCCTGCGCGCCAAGTATTCAGAGAGCAAGCCGCTCGCTGGCGCGAAGATTCTGGGTTGTATCCATATGACCATCCAGACTGGCGTTCTGATCGAGACACTGACCGCCCTGGGCGCCGAAGTGCGCTGGTCTTCCTGCAACATCTTCTCTACCCAGGACCACGCTGCTGCAGCCATCGCTGCCGCCGGTGTTCCCGTGTTCGCCTGGAAAGGTGAGACTGAAGACGAGTACGACTGGTGTCTGGAGCAAACCATCCTCAAGGATGGCCAGCCCTGGGACGCCAACATGATATTGGACGATGGCGGCGACCTGACCGCCATGCTGCATGAAAAGTACAGCACCATGCTGGACACGATTCACGGCATCACCGAAGAAACCACGACCGGCGTACACCGTCTGCAGGAAATGCTGGAAGCCGGCACCCTGAAAGTGCCCGCAGTCAACGTGAACGACTCTGTCACGAAGTCCAAGAACGACAACAAGTATGGCTGTCGCCACTCTCTGAACGACTCTATCAAGCGCGGCACAGACCACCTGCTCGCTGGCAAGAAAGCGCTGGTTATCGGCTACGGCGACGTGGGCAAGGGTTCCGCCCAGTCGCTGAATCAGGAAGGCATGATTGTTAAGGTCGCGGAAATTGATCCCATCTGCGCCATGCAGGCCTGCATGGACGGCTTTGAAGTTGTTTCCCCTTACCTCAACGGTATCAACCTGAGCAACGACGAGTGCATCGACACCGCACTGCTGGGTAACACCGACCTGGTGGTGACCACTACAGGTAACTACAACGTGTGCGACGAGTACATGCTGCGCGCCCTGAAGAACGGCGCGGTTGTATGCAACATCGGCCACTTCGATAACGAAATCGACACGGCCTACATGCGTCGTAACTGGGAGTGGGAAGAAGTTAAGCCACAGGTACACAAGATCTACCGCGACCAGGCAGCCAACGATCACCTGATCCTGCTGTCCGAAGGCCGCCTGGTAAACCTGGGGAACGCCACCGGTCACCCCTCACGCATCATGGACGGTTCTTTCGCCAACCAGGTATTGGCCCAAATCTACCTGTACGAGCGCAAGTTCGCCGATCTCGAGCCAGAGATGAAGCCCGCCGCCCTGGCAGTAGAAGTGCTGCCCAAGAAGCTGGACGAAGAAGTTGCGGCCCACATGATTGGCGGTTTCGGTGCGGTACTGACTAAACTGACCTCCGAGCAGGCTGAGTACATCAACGTCAATGTCGAGGGCCCCTTCAAGCCCGAGGCCTACAAGTACTAA
- the metF gene encoding methylenetetrahydrofolate reductase [NAD(P)H], whose translation MAKPRISFEYFPPKTDTGKDKLLSETTPALNELNPEFFSVTYGAGGTTRDTTLGVVSTMREAGIDVAPHISFGGDDEDTMAELLQTYKERGIKRLVALRGDMPSGMGAAMQLVYANELVEFVRDKTGDHFNIEVAAYPEIHPESKNYDSDVQFLKKKLDAGANSAITQYFYNVEAYFYYLDQCMAAGIDKPIYAGIMPITNYQNLARFSRNCGAEIPRWICQKMEGYGDDQESIRQFGLEVVTQLCQTLMDSGCPGIHFYTMNQVEPTRAIYNSLGL comes from the coding sequence GTGGCCAAGCCAAGAATCAGCTTTGAATACTTCCCGCCGAAAACCGATACGGGCAAGGACAAGCTGCTGAGCGAGACCACCCCGGCGCTAAACGAGTTGAACCCTGAGTTCTTCTCGGTGACCTACGGCGCCGGCGGGACCACCCGGGACACAACCCTGGGTGTGGTCTCAACCATGCGCGAGGCAGGCATTGACGTCGCACCCCACATTAGCTTCGGCGGGGACGACGAGGACACCATGGCGGAGTTGCTGCAGACCTACAAGGAACGCGGCATCAAACGTCTGGTAGCTTTGCGCGGTGACATGCCTTCGGGCATGGGCGCCGCAATGCAGCTGGTGTACGCCAATGAACTGGTGGAATTTGTCCGGGACAAAACCGGCGATCACTTCAATATCGAAGTGGCCGCCTACCCGGAGATTCACCCCGAGTCCAAGAACTATGACAGCGATGTGCAGTTCCTGAAAAAGAAGCTGGATGCCGGCGCCAACAGCGCCATCACCCAATACTTCTACAATGTGGAAGCGTACTTCTATTATCTGGACCAGTGCATGGCGGCGGGTATCGACAAGCCCATCTATGCCGGCATCATGCCGATTACCAACTACCAGAATCTGGCGCGTTTTTCCCGCAACTGCGGCGCAGAAATTCCCCGCTGGATCTGCCAGAAGATGGAGGGCTATGGTGATGATCAGGAGTCTATTCGTCAGTTTGGCCTGGAAGTCGTCACCCAGCTGTGCCAAACCCTGATGGACTCAGGCTGCCCCGGCATTCATTTCTACACCATGAACCAGGTTGAGCCCACCCGGGCGATTTACAACAGCCTGGGACTTTAA
- a CDS encoding 16S rRNA (uracil(1498)-N(3))-methyltransferase, which produces MRIPRIYTRQALQPNSEIELEPGPSQHLARALRMQIDHQLILFDGTGGQYPASITAVGKKQVAVKTGAFDDRDVESPLSIHLGIAISRGDRMDWVVQKATELGVDRITPLLTERTEMKLKGERAEKKINHWQQIAISACEQCGRNIVPDIEPLSVCGNWVSSVQAETKLVLHHRADNIPAGSSAPENIALLIGPEGGLSADEIAAAESVGFLSLRLGPRVLRTETAPLAAITILQSRWGDMSLESQPQS; this is translated from the coding sequence ATGCGCATTCCCCGTATTTACACCCGCCAGGCATTGCAGCCCAACAGCGAAATTGAGCTGGAGCCCGGCCCGAGCCAGCACCTTGCCCGCGCCTTGCGGATGCAGATTGACCACCAGTTGATTCTATTCGACGGCACCGGTGGCCAATATCCTGCGAGTATCACAGCGGTAGGCAAGAAGCAGGTTGCTGTAAAAACAGGAGCATTTGACGACCGCGATGTAGAATCGCCTCTCTCCATTCATCTGGGGATCGCCATCTCACGAGGCGATCGCATGGACTGGGTGGTACAGAAGGCGACAGAGCTGGGTGTTGATCGCATCACCCCCCTGCTGACAGAGCGCACTGAAATGAAGCTCAAGGGCGAGCGTGCCGAAAAGAAGATCAATCACTGGCAGCAAATCGCGATCAGCGCCTGCGAACAGTGCGGGCGCAACATAGTGCCCGACATTGAGCCTCTCTCTGTTTGTGGCAACTGGGTTTCATCTGTCCAAGCCGAGACAAAGCTGGTGCTGCATCACCGGGCAGACAACATACCCGCCGGCAGTTCGGCACCGGAAAATATCGCATTGCTGATAGGCCCGGAAGGGGGTTTGAGTGCCGATGAGATTGCGGCTGCAGAAAGTGTTGGCTTTCTATCGCTGCGACTCGGCCCCCGGGTATTGCGCACCGAGACAGCCCCGCTGGCCGCGATCACCATCCTCCAGTCCAGGTGGGGCGATATGTCGCTAGAAAGCCAGCCTCAGTCGTAG
- a CDS encoding carbohydrate porin — protein sequence MPIRLLCAVFAGLSGLFGVSAAADEIQQEDLEELACTQLELEQCSPETLREWVRWFSIAGPDQVERRIGIDALPGDPLFKSSTVDAWQARKKEIETSVGVSWSTDYISAYLYATESPGDDSGAGGALRFYGVWQAYDGEGADSGALVWKVEHRHAYGSSVSPQGLASEVGYAGLLHLTLSDQQLRLTNLYWRQRMFDGNLVVLGGWLDTSDYVDVYTLASPWTDFFNYAFSTGSASMPVPNEGLGVAVGGYLTDQLYVIGGFADTNSDPHDPSETFDTFFSDREYFKHLDIGWNSSRETAFLNNVHISLWQTDEREEAGVEEGWGANFSWSRLFNRHWTVFLRGGYADDGGSILEESVSTGFAWRKVPGGNLLGVGLNWGVPMESTYGPDLPEQTTLETYYRIQLFEELAITPDVQYIRNPAVNPAESSIWVLGLRLRLAF from the coding sequence GTGCCGATTAGACTGTTATGCGCGGTGTTCGCTGGGCTCTCCGGCCTGTTTGGAGTGAGCGCAGCCGCTGATGAAATTCAGCAAGAAGACCTGGAGGAGTTGGCCTGCACGCAACTGGAGCTTGAACAGTGCAGCCCGGAAACACTGCGAGAGTGGGTGCGCTGGTTTAGCATCGCCGGACCCGACCAGGTGGAGCGTCGCATCGGTATTGATGCCCTGCCGGGAGACCCGCTTTTCAAGAGCAGCACGGTAGATGCCTGGCAGGCGCGCAAGAAGGAGATTGAAACCTCCGTCGGCGTAAGCTGGAGCACTGACTACATTTCGGCCTATCTTTATGCGACTGAGAGCCCGGGTGATGACAGCGGCGCCGGCGGTGCATTGCGTTTTTATGGCGTTTGGCAGGCCTACGATGGGGAGGGTGCGGATTCCGGTGCACTGGTGTGGAAGGTAGAGCACCGGCATGCCTATGGCAGCAGTGTTTCTCCCCAGGGCCTGGCCAGTGAGGTGGGATATGCCGGCCTCTTGCACCTGACCCTCAGCGATCAGCAGCTGCGCCTGACCAACCTGTACTGGCGTCAACGGATGTTCGACGGCAACCTCGTGGTTCTGGGTGGCTGGCTTGATACCAGCGATTATGTGGATGTTTATACACTGGCAAGCCCGTGGACGGACTTCTTCAATTACGCCTTTTCTACCGGCAGCGCCTCTATGCCGGTGCCTAACGAGGGCCTGGGTGTGGCAGTGGGGGGCTATCTGACGGACCAGCTATATGTGATCGGTGGTTTTGCCGATACCAATTCGGATCCGCATGATCCCAGTGAGACATTCGATACGTTCTTTAGTGATCGAGAGTACTTTAAACATCTTGATATAGGCTGGAACAGCAGCCGCGAGACGGCCTTTCTCAACAACGTCCATATCAGCCTGTGGCAAACGGATGAACGCGAAGAAGCCGGCGTGGAAGAGGGTTGGGGTGCCAACTTCTCATGGAGCCGATTGTTCAATCGGCACTGGACTGTATTTTTGCGCGGTGGTTATGCCGATGACGGGGGTTCGATTCTCGAGGAGAGTGTGAGCACCGGCTTCGCCTGGAGGAAAGTGCCGGGTGGCAATCTTCTGGGTGTCGGGCTCAACTGGGGAGTGCCGATGGAGAGCACCTATGGGCCGGATTTGCCTGAGCAGACGACATTGGAAACGTACTACCGTATCCAACTTTTCGAAGAGCTCGCGATCACCCCGGATGTGCAGTACATCCGCAATCCAGCCGTTAATCCTGCGGAAAGTTCAATCTGGGTGTTGGGCCTACGACTGAGGCTGGCTTTCTAG
- a CDS encoding alpha/beta hydrolase, with translation MAGFYFFLAIVSVMFTWAAIVQARRVYWLAPLYFLAAWLAGELALIHLIWQIGLTALLAFSGLLGEPLAQIGLGLFALSWLGLVYLHVQAMDSPRVLGLALRRGLGEGYRNEIPTERHKLLEDGISAGSWLKPFAMKRRGVRVHSHLAYGDAGDRNRLDIYHSDQPREGGFPVLLQVHGGGWMIGEKEQQALPLMYHLAERGWICVAINYRLSPKAAFPAHIVDVKKAIAWIRENIAEYGGNPDYIAITGGSAGGHLSSLAALTPNYAPFQPDFEDADTSIQAAVPFYGVYDFLDRDGIRPEMSMEKILADKVLQVSREENPELWEAGSPLTHVSDNAPPMFVVHGSHDTLVWVEEAQNFVAALEQASKEPVAYAELPGAQHAFEVFHSVRTDHTVHAVTEFLEWAHARWDRAD, from the coding sequence GTGGCAGGGTTTTACTTTTTTCTGGCAATCGTTTCCGTAATGTTCACCTGGGCGGCGATCGTCCAGGCGCGGCGAGTGTACTGGTTGGCCCCGCTGTACTTCCTTGCGGCCTGGTTGGCGGGTGAGCTCGCGCTCATTCACCTCATCTGGCAAATAGGGCTGACCGCTCTGCTCGCATTCAGCGGCTTGCTCGGTGAGCCATTGGCTCAGATAGGACTCGGCCTCTTTGCCCTTTCCTGGCTTGGCCTCGTTTACTTGCATGTGCAGGCCATGGATTCTCCACGCGTCCTAGGGCTGGCACTGCGCCGCGGGTTGGGCGAGGGCTATCGCAACGAGATTCCCACTGAGCGCCATAAGTTGCTGGAAGACGGCATCAGCGCAGGGTCCTGGCTTAAGCCCTTTGCCATGAAGAGACGAGGTGTACGGGTTCACTCGCACCTTGCCTATGGTGATGCCGGAGATCGCAACAGGCTCGATATTTACCATTCGGACCAACCCCGTGAGGGCGGATTTCCCGTTTTGCTGCAGGTTCACGGCGGCGGTTGGATGATTGGCGAGAAAGAGCAACAAGCTCTGCCCCTTATGTATCATCTGGCCGAACGGGGTTGGATCTGCGTTGCTATCAATTATCGGCTTAGCCCCAAGGCGGCATTCCCGGCGCATATTGTTGATGTCAAAAAGGCCATTGCCTGGATTCGGGAAAATATTGCTGAATATGGCGGCAACCCGGACTACATCGCGATTACAGGCGGTTCAGCCGGTGGCCATTTGAGCTCACTGGCAGCCCTCACGCCAAATTACGCGCCCTTCCAGCCTGATTTTGAAGATGCTGATACCAGTATCCAGGCGGCAGTGCCCTTCTATGGCGTTTATGATTTCCTGGATCGGGATGGTATTCGCCCCGAGATGTCGATGGAAAAAATACTCGCTGACAAGGTGTTACAGGTTAGCCGCGAAGAAAACCCGGAGCTGTGGGAAGCGGGCTCTCCCCTCACGCATGTGAGCGACAACGCGCCGCCGATGTTCGTGGTGCACGGCAGCCACGATACCCTGGTGTGGGTGGAGGAGGCGCAGAATTTTGTAGCGGCGCTGGAGCAGGCCTCCAAAGAGCCGGTGGCTTATGCTGAACTGCCCGGCGCTCAGCACGCTTTCGAGGTGTTCCACTCGGTGCGCACCGATCACACCGTCCACGCGGTAACCGAATTTCTGGAATGGGCGCACGCTCGCTGGGACCGTGCCGATTAG
- the gshB gene encoding glutathione synthase: protein MAIKLGVVMDPIAEINYKKDTTMAMLWAAQARDWQLYYMEQKDLYLRDGEARASMSHLTVFRDPDAWYDMDEPQDLPLSDLDVILMRKDPPFDNEFIYTTYLLEDAERKGTLIVNRCQGLRDSNEKVFATQFPECCPPVLVSREMARLKAFHAEHGDVIYKPLDGMGGSAIFRAKHDDPNVNVILETLTEFGTQTIMAQRYIPEISEGDKRILVVGGKVVPYCLARVPLAGETRGNLAAGGSGRPQPLTERDRHIAETVAPELKKRGILFAGLDVIGDYLTEINVTSPTCIREIDAGYDLDIAGQLMDCISDELKQRG, encoded by the coding sequence ATGGCCATCAAGCTGGGCGTGGTGATGGATCCCATCGCCGAAATCAACTACAAGAAAGACACTACCATGGCGATGCTCTGGGCCGCCCAAGCGCGCGACTGGCAGCTCTACTACATGGAACAGAAAGACCTTTACCTCCGCGATGGCGAGGCCCGGGCCAGTATGTCTCACCTCACGGTATTTCGGGATCCGGACGCCTGGTATGACATGGACGAACCGCAGGATCTGCCCCTGTCAGACCTCGATGTCATCCTCATGCGCAAAGACCCACCCTTCGACAACGAATTCATCTACACCACCTACCTGCTCGAAGATGCAGAGCGCAAGGGAACACTGATCGTTAATCGCTGCCAGGGCCTGCGCGACAGCAATGAGAAGGTATTCGCTACCCAGTTCCCGGAGTGCTGCCCACCCGTATTGGTAAGCCGCGAAATGGCGCGCCTCAAAGCCTTTCACGCTGAACACGGCGATGTGATTTACAAACCCCTGGACGGCATGGGTGGCAGCGCGATCTTCCGCGCCAAACACGACGATCCCAATGTAAACGTGATTCTCGAGACTCTGACTGAGTTCGGCACCCAGACCATCATGGCACAGCGCTACATCCCCGAAATCAGCGAGGGCGACAAGCGCATCCTGGTAGTAGGCGGCAAGGTTGTACCCTACTGCCTGGCAAGAGTGCCATTAGCCGGAGAGACTCGTGGGAATCTCGCAGCGGGCGGCTCCGGTCGCCCCCAGCCGCTGACCGAGCGAGATCGGCATATCGCCGAAACAGTGGCCCCCGAGCTCAAGAAACGCGGCATCCTGTTCGCGGGTCTGGATGTCATCGGCGACTACCTCACCGAAATCAATGTCACCAGCCCGACCTGTATCCGCGAAATCGACGCGGGGTATGATCTGGACATAGCAGGCCAGTTGATGGATTGTATCTCCGACGAGCTCAAACAGAGGGGCTGA
- a CDS encoding energy transducer TonB gives MRNALLAALGLHLALIAAVTFEYNFSAASKKPQIEVTLATRPADNAPSEARHIAQANQEGSGQEAELDLVTSSNNQLPMQSPTPQQAAPRRMEKDAQATGDLLTTTAATQEQVALEQAEREQRHNPTDGISPEMDRINQQLASLQAQLDEQTRAQVKKPRVRRLTAVSARQAADAAYLADWRQRLEAVGNKYYPEASIRYGLYGDLRLLVAIRKDGTLGAIQILESSGYAVLDEAAIKIVRMAAPYSPFPPELAATTDTLEIIRTWQFQENELSSNQQRRR, from the coding sequence ATGCGCAATGCGCTGCTGGCCGCCCTCGGCCTGCATCTGGCCCTGATCGCCGCTGTTACCTTCGAGTACAATTTTTCGGCGGCGAGCAAGAAGCCACAGATCGAAGTCACCCTTGCCACTCGCCCGGCCGACAATGCGCCCAGTGAGGCCCGGCATATCGCCCAGGCCAATCAGGAAGGGAGCGGCCAGGAGGCCGAACTCGACCTGGTCACCAGCAGCAATAACCAACTTCCAATGCAATCTCCCACACCTCAGCAGGCCGCACCGCGTCGGATGGAAAAGGACGCGCAGGCCACCGGCGATCTACTGACGACTACCGCAGCGACGCAGGAACAGGTCGCCCTGGAACAAGCCGAGCGAGAGCAGCGCCACAACCCCACCGACGGGATCAGCCCGGAGATGGATCGCATCAACCAACAGCTGGCAAGCCTTCAGGCTCAACTCGATGAACAGACCCGCGCCCAGGTCAAGAAGCCACGGGTGCGACGACTCACGGCTGTCTCCGCGCGCCAGGCCGCCGATGCGGCCTATCTTGCAGACTGGCGTCAACGGCTGGAAGCGGTGGGCAACAAATACTATCCCGAAGCATCTATCCGCTATGGCCTGTACGGCGACCTGCGCCTGCTCGTCGCGATTCGCAAGGATGGCACCCTCGGCGCCATTCAGATTCTGGAATCTTCAGGCTACGCAGTGCTGGACGAAGCGGCTATCAAGATCGTCCGTATGGCAGCCCCTTACTCTCCATTTCCGCCGGAACTCGCGGCCACAACCGACACCCTCGAGATTATCCGCACATGGCAATTTCAGGAAAACGAGCTAAGCTCAAACCAACAGCGCCGACGCTGA
- a CDS encoding YqgE/AlgH family protein, giving the protein MPGRSEVTTARSSDSLRDHFLLAMPSLSEGIFSQSITYICEHGESGAMGIVINQPLDLSVEEIFEHLQINSLRDFSTMPVMAGGPVQIDHGFVLHRPGQDEWEASLKVTDEITLTTSRDILRAIAHGTGPNEHLIALGYAGWSAGQLEQELAENSWLTLPADSDIIFATPHAHRLGAAAALLGIDMNLISGEAGHA; this is encoded by the coding sequence ATGCCTGGAAGAAGCGAAGTTACCACTGCCAGGAGCAGCGACAGTTTGCGGGATCACTTCCTGCTGGCTATGCCGAGCCTGAGCGAAGGCATTTTCTCCCAGAGCATTACCTATATTTGCGAGCACGGCGAGAGCGGCGCCATGGGCATTGTCATCAACCAGCCTCTGGACCTTTCCGTCGAAGAAATTTTCGAACACCTGCAAATCAACTCCCTGCGCGACTTTTCCACCATGCCGGTAATGGCCGGAGGTCCCGTACAGATTGACCATGGCTTTGTACTCCACCGTCCCGGCCAGGATGAATGGGAGGCGAGCCTCAAGGTCACAGACGAAATAACCCTGACGACATCGCGCGATATCCTGCGCGCAATCGCGCACGGTACCGGGCCGAATGAGCACCTGATTGCGCTGGGCTATGCCGGCTGGTCCGCCGGGCAACTCGAGCAAGAGCTCGCCGAAAACAGCTGGCTGACCCTACCTGCCGATAGCGACATCATCTTCGCTACGCCCCATGCGCATCGTCTTGGGGCAGCCGCCGCTCTGCTCGGCATCGACATGAACCTCATCTCTGGCGAAGCGGGGCACGCCTGA
- the ruvX gene encoding Holliday junction resolvase RuvX, producing the protein MAFDYGLRQIGVAMGNVLLGTSQALPILRAKDGIPDWQAVETLVKEWQPDLLLVGEPINMDGTESELSKRANKFGRRLHGRLGLAVEMVDERLSSFEAKTLSRERGHSGDYHREPIDSLAAELILQTWLSERD; encoded by the coding sequence ATGGCTTTCGACTACGGCCTGCGCCAGATCGGTGTAGCGATGGGCAACGTCTTATTGGGCACCTCTCAGGCACTGCCGATTCTCAGGGCTAAAGATGGCATACCCGACTGGCAGGCGGTGGAAACGCTGGTAAAAGAGTGGCAGCCAGACCTGCTACTGGTGGGTGAGCCGATCAATATGGACGGCACTGAAAGTGAACTCTCAAAGCGCGCCAACAAATTCGGCCGACGTCTGCACGGGCGTCTGGGCCTGGCGGTAGAAATGGTGGATGAACGGCTCAGCAGTTTTGAGGCCAAGACACTGAGCCGCGAGCGAGGTCACAGCGGCGATTATCACCGCGAACCTATCGACAGCCTGGCTGCAGAGCTGATCCTGCAGACCTGGCTGAGCGAACGGGACTAA